A window of Bacteroidales bacterium contains these coding sequences:
- a CDS encoding methylmalonyl-CoA carboxyltransferase has protein sequence NEEEGLLLIRKLLTYLPSNNLEEPPVTECHDPIDRMDDSLNDIIPENSNEPYDVREIIDKMVDYGEFLEIHRHYARNIVIGFAKFDGQPVGIVANQPNFLAGVLDIDASRKAARFVRFCDAFNVPIVTLVDVPGFLPGSNQEYGGIITHGAKLMFAYGEATVPKITITLRKSYGGAHDVMSCKQLRGDMNYAWPTAEIAVMGASGAVEIIYGKELKEIEDEEERKKFIEEKEEEYRQYFSNPYQAASLGYIDDIIEPRNSRFRIVRALQTLSTKKDINPAKKHSNLPL, from the coding sequence AAAACGAGGAGGAAGGACTGCTGTTGATCAGAAAGCTCCTGACTTACCTCCCTTCCAATAATCTGGAAGAGCCTCCTGTGACAGAATGCCACGACCCGATTGACCGGATGGATGATTCCCTGAATGACATCATACCGGAAAATTCCAATGAACCTTATGATGTAAGGGAAATCATAGATAAAATGGTGGATTATGGCGAATTTCTCGAGATACATCGTCATTACGCAAGAAATATTGTTATCGGATTTGCCAAATTCGACGGACAGCCGGTGGGGATTGTGGCTAACCAGCCCAATTTTCTTGCCGGCGTGCTGGATATCGATGCTTCCAGGAAAGCCGCCCGGTTTGTCCGATTTTGTGATGCATTCAATGTGCCGATCGTGACTTTGGTGGATGTGCCCGGCTTTTTGCCCGGAAGTAACCAGGAATACGGAGGGATTATTACCCACGGAGCCAAGCTGATGTTTGCTTACGGTGAAGCCACGGTTCCGAAGATTACCATCACCCTTAGAAAATCCTACGGAGGTGCACATGATGTTATGAGTTGCAAACAACTCCGCGGAGATATGAATTATGCCTGGCCTACAGCCGAAATAGCTGTGATGGGCGCGTCAGGTGCGGTTGAGATCATTTATGGCAAGGAATTAAAAGAAATTGAAGATGAAGAAGAGCGGAAAAAGTTCATTGAAGAAAAGGAAGAAGAATACCGGCAATATTTTTCCAATCCTTATCAGGCTGCCAGTTTGGGTTACATTGATGATATCATAGAACCCAGAAATTCCCGATTCCGAATAGTCAGGGCTCTGCAGACC